A genomic region of Prosthecobacter algae contains the following coding sequences:
- a CDS encoding DUF4032 domain-containing protein: protein MPVAPLNAYSEFKAELEQILRHKWLVSEKENRDVGFERALNEWAQNHRAEWRRHRNNRNKKAAKAKA, encoded by the coding sequence ATGCCCGTCGCCCCCCTCAATGCCTATTCCGAGTTCAAAGCCGAGCTCGAACAGATCCTGCGGCACAAGTGGCTGGTCAGTGAAAAGGAAAATCGCGATGTCGGGTTCGAGCGCGCCCTCAATGAATGGGCCCAGAACCACCGCGCTGAATGGCGCCGCCACCGCAATAACCGCAACAAAAAGGCTGCCAAGGCCAAGGCCTAA